In Burkholderia sp. WP9, a genomic segment contains:
- a CDS encoding LysR family transcriptional regulator — translation MDTLVSMKVFRHVVEVGSFVGAAERMEMSAAMASKHVMHLEQQLGARLLNRTTRRVAPTEAGREYYERLSQVLTELEEAEQVVGAASVVPQGRLRVSSLSAFGLSHVMAAVADYAAQYPQVTVDMTLSDRVVELIDEGFDVAIRASPSGLKSSSLIARQIATAHLVLCASPAYLKRHGTPKTVADLARHNYLQYAGVSALEIAPAAGDASTRVRLTGNLIVNHLEAQRVIVLQGAGIAMLGTEVIGDDLAAGRLVPLLVDDVPPRELPIHVVYASRRHLSAKVRSFVDFLAERFANESLWPSLEQIKALAVR, via the coding sequence ATGGATACCCTCGTCAGCATGAAAGTGTTCCGCCATGTGGTCGAAGTCGGCAGCTTTGTCGGCGCGGCCGAACGGATGGAGATGTCGGCGGCCATGGCGAGCAAGCACGTAATGCATCTCGAACAGCAACTCGGCGCGCGGCTGCTCAACCGCACCACGCGGCGGGTCGCGCCGACCGAGGCGGGCCGCGAATATTACGAGCGTCTGAGCCAGGTGCTCACCGAACTCGAGGAGGCCGAACAGGTGGTCGGCGCGGCGAGCGTCGTGCCGCAGGGGCGCTTGCGGGTATCGTCGCTGTCGGCATTCGGCTTGAGCCACGTGATGGCCGCGGTGGCCGACTATGCCGCGCAGTATCCGCAGGTCACCGTCGATATGACGCTGTCCGACCGGGTGGTCGAGTTGATCGACGAAGGTTTCGATGTCGCGATCCGGGCTTCGCCGAGCGGGCTCAAGTCGTCTTCGTTGATTGCGCGGCAGATCGCGACCGCGCATCTCGTGCTGTGCGCGTCGCCTGCCTATCTGAAGCGGCACGGCACGCCGAAGACTGTCGCCGATCTGGCGCGTCACAACTATCTGCAATACGCGGGCGTGTCGGCGCTCGAAATCGCGCCTGCCGCCGGTGACGCTTCGACGCGCGTGCGCCTGACGGGCAACCTCATCGTCAACCATCTGGAAGCGCAACGCGTGATCGTGCTGCAGGGCGCGGGCATCGCGATGCTCGGCACCGAAGTGATCGGCGACGATCTGGCCGCGGGGCGTCTCGTGCCGCTGCTGGTGGACGATGTTCCGCCGCGCGAGTTGCCTATTCATGTGGTCTACGCGAGCCGGCGGCATCTGTCGGCGAAGGTGCGCTCGTTTGTCGACTTCCTCGCCGAACGGTTCGCGAACGAGTCGCTGTGGCCGTCGCTCGAACAGATCAAGGCGCTGGCGGTGCGCTAG
- a CDS encoding methylmalonyl-CoA mutase family protein, whose product MTDLSTPQRIGSHKLPAGRRLRFVTAAALFDGHDASINIMRRILQASGVEVIHLGHNRSVDEVATAALHEDADGVAVSSYQGGHNEYFRYLVDLLRARGGERIKVFGGGGGVIVPEEIAELERYGVEKIYSPQDGQRLGLQGMIDDMIARCAEGARAAASEVSPVGAWVAELSEHGLPRSDSHDDAAAEDHAAAARDPASKAIQAGRATTAATATTPNPTSLAFRRLAQLISAFETAAIDAASREKLSAVAKATAIPVLGITGTGGAGKSSLTDELIRRFRLDYGDALTIAVLAIDPSRRKSGGALLGDRIRMNAIGDWGGGARVYMRSMATREASSEISAALPDALMLCKAAGFDLIVVETSGIGQGDAAIVPFVDESLYVMTPEFGAASQLEKIDMLDFAGFVAINKFDRKGAPDALRDVAKQVQRNRGDFTKSPEAMPVFGTIASRFNDDGVTALYLHVAEALRKHGLRAGGGRLVAPKGLRFSSGRNAIVPPTRVRYLADIAQTVHAYRERADAQARVARERWQLVEARRMLGEAGAAARGVAVASSGSAAGANADSGTNAPSATNAPANSTSTASPETTTPAATGNQNLTQLDTLITQRTAALGERERILLDTWPQTVAAYSGTEHIVRIRDREIRTALTVTTLSGSEVRKVSLPKFVDHGEILRWLMLDNLPGYFPFTAGVFPFRRENEDPTRMFAGEGDPQRTNRRFKLLSEGMPAKRLSTAFDSVTLYGEEPHERPDIYGKVGNSGVSVATLDDMKTLYDGFDLCAPETSVSMTINGPAPTILAMFFNVAIDQQIARMTQQQGRPLTDDELAATRRAALENVRGTVQADILKEDQGQNTCIFSTEFSLKVMGDIQAYFVEHGVRNFYSVSISGYHIAEAGANPISQLAYTLANGFTYVEAYLARGMSIDEFAPNLSFFFSNGMDPEYTVLGRVARRIWAVAMRERYGANDRSQKLKYHVQTSGRSLHAQEIDFNDIRTTLQALIAIYDNCNSLHTNAFDEAITTPTEESVRRAVAIQLIINREWGLAKNQNPNQGSFVIEELTDLVEEAVLAEFDRLTERGGVLGAMETGYQRGRIQDESMLYEHRKHDGSYPIVGVNTFLSPHPHEAPQPIALARSTDEEKESQLHRLHAFQAQHREAAPAALERLKRAVIDDQNVFAVLMDVVRVCSLGQITHALFEVGGQYRRNM is encoded by the coding sequence ATGACCGATCTGTCCACGCCGCAGCGCATCGGTAGCCACAAGCTGCCCGCGGGCCGGCGATTGCGCTTTGTCACGGCGGCTGCGTTGTTCGATGGCCACGATGCGTCGATCAACATCATGCGGCGCATTCTTCAGGCGAGCGGTGTCGAGGTGATTCACCTCGGCCATAACCGCTCCGTCGATGAAGTCGCCACCGCCGCGCTGCACGAGGACGCCGACGGCGTCGCCGTGTCGAGCTACCAGGGCGGTCACAACGAATACTTCCGCTATCTGGTCGACCTGCTGCGCGCACGCGGCGGCGAGCGCATCAAGGTATTCGGCGGCGGCGGTGGGGTGATCGTCCCGGAAGAAATCGCCGAACTCGAGCGCTACGGCGTCGAGAAGATCTATTCGCCGCAGGACGGCCAGCGGCTTGGCCTGCAAGGCATGATCGACGATATGATCGCGCGCTGCGCCGAAGGGGCACGCGCGGCGGCGAGTGAGGTGAGTCCGGTTGGCGCGTGGGTGGCCGAGCTTTCGGAGCATGGGCTGCCGCGTTCTGATTCGCATGACGATGCTGCCGCAGAGGATCACGCGGCAGCCGCGCGCGATCCGGCCAGCAAGGCGATTCAAGCGGGCAGGGCCACCACCGCCGCCACCGCCACCACCCCCAACCCAACATCCCTCGCTTTCCGCCGGCTCGCGCAACTCATCAGCGCATTCGAAACGGCCGCCATCGACGCCGCCTCGCGCGAAAAACTGTCCGCCGTGGCCAAAGCAACCGCGATTCCCGTCCTCGGCATTACCGGGACAGGCGGCGCCGGCAAGTCGTCGCTCACCGATGAACTGATCCGCCGCTTTCGCCTCGACTACGGCGACGCGCTCACCATCGCCGTGCTCGCCATCGACCCGTCGCGCCGCAAGTCCGGCGGCGCGCTGCTGGGCGACCGCATCCGCATGAACGCTATCGGCGACTGGGGTGGCGGCGCGCGCGTGTACATGCGATCGATGGCGACGCGCGAAGCGTCGAGCGAAATCTCCGCCGCATTGCCCGACGCGCTGATGCTGTGCAAGGCGGCGGGCTTCGATCTGATCGTCGTCGAAACGTCCGGCATCGGTCAGGGCGACGCGGCGATCGTGCCGTTCGTCGACGAATCGCTGTATGTGATGACGCCGGAGTTCGGCGCGGCCAGCCAGTTGGAGAAGATCGACATGCTCGATTTTGCCGGCTTCGTCGCGATCAACAAGTTCGATCGCAAAGGCGCACCGGACGCGTTGCGTGACGTCGCCAAGCAGGTGCAGCGCAATCGCGGCGATTTCACGAAGTCGCCCGAAGCGATGCCGGTGTTCGGCACGATCGCCTCGCGCTTTAACGATGACGGCGTGACCGCGCTGTACCTGCACGTCGCCGAAGCGCTGCGCAAGCACGGCTTGCGTGCGGGCGGCGGCCGTCTGGTAGCGCCCAAAGGTCTGCGGTTTTCGAGCGGCCGCAACGCCATCGTGCCGCCGACGCGGGTGCGTTACCTGGCGGATATTGCGCAGACGGTTCACGCTTATCGCGAGCGCGCCGACGCGCAAGCACGCGTGGCGCGCGAGCGCTGGCAACTTGTCGAGGCGCGCAGGATGCTCGGGGAGGCGGGGGCGGCTGCACGTGGAGTTGCAGTTGCGAGCTCAGGTTCCGCCGCAGGTGCAAACGCTGATTCAGGCACAAACGCCCCTTCAGCCACAAACGCGCCTGCGAACTCAACCTCAACCGCAAGCCCAGAAACGACCACACCCGCCGCCACCGGCAACCAGAATCTCACCCAACTCGACACCCTGATCACCCAACGCACCGCGGCACTCGGCGAACGCGAGCGCATCCTCCTCGACACCTGGCCGCAAACCGTCGCCGCCTATTCGGGCACCGAACACATCGTCCGCATTCGCGACCGCGAAATCCGCACCGCGCTTACCGTCACGACGCTGTCCGGCTCGGAAGTGCGCAAAGTCTCGCTGCCGAAATTCGTCGACCACGGCGAGATCCTGCGCTGGCTGATGCTCGACAATCTGCCCGGTTACTTTCCCTTCACCGCCGGCGTGTTCCCGTTCCGCCGCGAAAACGAAGACCCGACGCGGATGTTCGCCGGCGAAGGCGATCCGCAACGCACCAATCGTCGCTTCAAACTGCTCTCGGAAGGCATGCCGGCCAAGCGTCTGTCCACCGCGTTCGATTCGGTCACGCTCTACGGAGAAGAGCCGCACGAGCGCCCCGACATCTACGGCAAGGTGGGCAATTCGGGCGTTTCGGTCGCGACGCTCGACGATATGAAGACGCTCTACGACGGCTTCGACCTGTGCGCGCCGGAAACCTCGGTTTCCATGACGATCAACGGCCCGGCGCCGACCATTCTCGCGATGTTCTTCAACGTCGCAATCGATCAGCAGATCGCGCGCATGACGCAACAGCAAGGCCGCCCGCTCACGGACGACGAACTCGCCGCGACGCGCCGCGCGGCGCTGGAAAACGTGCGCGGCACCGTGCAGGCCGACATCCTGAAGGAAGACCAAGGCCAGAACACCTGCATCTTCTCGACCGAATTCAGCCTCAAGGTGATGGGCGATATTCAGGCGTACTTCGTCGAGCACGGCGTGCGCAATTTCTATTCGGTGTCGATCTCCGGCTATCACATCGCCGAAGCCGGCGCAAACCCGATTTCGCAACTCGCGTACACGCTCGCGAACGGCTTCACCTATGTCGAGGCCTATCTCGCCCGCGGCATGTCGATCGACGAATTCGCGCCGAATCTGTCGTTTTTCTTTTCGAACGGCATGGACCCGGAATACACGGTGCTGGGCCGCGTCGCGCGACGCATCTGGGCCGTTGCCATGCGCGAGCGCTACGGCGCGAACGATCGCAGCCAGAAGCTCAAGTATCACGTGCAGACGTCGGGCCGCAGCCTGCACGCGCAGGAGATCGACTTCAACGATATCCGAACCACGCTGCAAGCGCTGATCGCGATTTACGACAACTGCAACTCGCTGCACACGAATGCCTTCGACGAAGCGATCACCACGCCCACGGAAGAGTCGGTGCGCCGCGCGGTGGCGATCCAGTTGATCATCAACCGCGAATGGGGGCTCGCGAAGAATCAGAATCCGAATCAGGGCAGCTTCGTGATCGAGGAACTGACTGACCTGGTGGAAGAGGCGGTGCTGGCCGAATTCGACCGGTTGACCGAGCGCGGCGGCGTGCTGGGCGCGATGGAAACGGGCTATCAGCGTGGACGCATCCAGGACGAGTCGATGCTGTACGAACATCGCAAGCATGACGGTTCGTATCCGATCGTTGGCGTGAACACGTTCTTGAGCCCGCATCCACACGAAGCGCCGCAGCCGATCGCGCTAGCCCGCTCCACCGACGAAGAAAAAGAGAGCCAGTTGCACCGTCTGCATGCATTCCAGGCGCAGCATCGCGAAGCGGCGCCTGCCGCGCTCGAACGCCTCAAGCGCGCGGTGATCGACGATCAAAACGTGTTCGCGGTGCTGATGGACGTCGTGCGTGTCTGCTCGCTTGGGCAGATCACGCACGCGTTGTTTGAAGTGGGCGGGCAGTATCGCCGCAACATGTGA
- a CDS encoding porin has protein sequence MKSSISSALKTTLKATACAALLASASSAFAQSSVQLYGQVDEWVGAQKFPGGKTSVQVSGGGMSTSYWGLKGAEDLGNGYKAIFALEGFFLAQNGQYGRFTGDTMFSRNAYVGIESPYGTVTAGRLTTPLFVSTILFNPFIDSYVFSPMVYHTYLGLGTFPTYSTDQGVTGDSGWSNAVQYSSPNFNGLSASAMYALGNTTENGAKKWSGQVLYFHGPFAATAVYQYVNFNNVPSDLGSFSTSGVPGLKSQSVAQLGLSYDLKFVKFFGQYMYTYNDQQVTSWHVNTAQGGASVPFGPGTVMASYAYSRDGGGFDQTRQTAAIGYDYPLSKRTDIYAAYMYDHITSQSSGNTYGVGLRAKF, from the coding sequence ATGAAATCAAGCATCAGCAGTGCGCTGAAGACCACCCTCAAGGCAACCGCGTGTGCCGCTCTGCTGGCCAGTGCATCGTCTGCTTTTGCGCAATCGAGCGTCCAGCTCTACGGTCAGGTCGACGAATGGGTCGGCGCGCAGAAATTTCCGGGCGGCAAGACTTCCGTGCAAGTCTCGGGTGGCGGCATGTCGACCTCGTACTGGGGCCTGAAGGGGGCGGAGGATCTGGGCAACGGCTACAAGGCGATCTTCGCGCTGGAAGGCTTCTTCCTTGCGCAGAACGGCCAGTATGGCCGCTTCACGGGCGACACGATGTTCTCGCGTAACGCGTACGTCGGTATCGAATCGCCCTACGGCACGGTGACCGCGGGCCGTCTGACGACGCCGCTGTTCGTGTCGACGATTCTGTTCAACCCGTTCATCGACTCGTACGTGTTCTCGCCGATGGTCTATCACACGTACCTCGGCCTGGGCACGTTCCCGACGTACTCAACAGACCAGGGCGTGACGGGTGACTCCGGCTGGAGCAACGCGGTGCAGTATTCGTCGCCGAACTTCAACGGCCTGTCGGCGTCGGCCATGTATGCGCTCGGCAACACGACCGAGAACGGTGCGAAGAAGTGGAGCGGCCAGGTGCTGTACTTCCACGGCCCGTTCGCGGCAACGGCTGTCTACCAGTACGTGAACTTCAACAACGTGCCGAGCGACCTCGGCAGCTTCAGCACCTCGGGCGTTCCCGGCCTGAAGAGCCAGAGCGTCGCGCAACTCGGCCTGTCGTACGACCTGAAGTTCGTGAAGTTCTTCGGCCAGTACATGTACACGTACAACGACCAGCAGGTCACGAGCTGGCACGTGAACACGGCGCAGGGCGGCGCTTCGGTCCCGTTCGGCCCGGGCACGGTGATGGCGTCGTACGCTTACTCGCGTGACGGCGGCGGCTTCGACCAGACCCGTCAAACGGCGGCGATCGGCTACGACTATCCGCTGTCCAAGCGCACGGATATCTATGCGGCGTATATGTACGATCACATCACCAGCCAGTCGAGCGGCAACACCTACGGCGTCGGCCTGCGCGCGAAGTTCTAA